A single window of Nicotiana sylvestris chromosome 3, ASM39365v2, whole genome shotgun sequence DNA harbors:
- the LOC104219356 gene encoding uncharacterized protein isoform X2: MAENPNCSVYVGNLDERVSDRVLYDILIQAGRVVDLYIPRDKETDKPKGFAFAKYETEEIAGYAVKLFSGLVTLYNRTLKFAISGQDKPSNNSSIATPPPSLNIPARPRPLHVPYNDKEISPNSVRLSTSCRFSEHQTNFTQGTNSSF, translated from the exons ATGGCTGAGAACCCTAATTGCTCTGTTTATGTTG GAAATTTGGACGAGAGAGTAAGCGATCGTGTACTATATGACATTCTAATTCAAGCAGGGCGTGTTGTTGACCTGTACATTCCTCGTGACAAGGAAACTGATAAGCCTAAAGGTTTTGCCTTCGCTAAATATGAGACAGAGGAGATTGCAGGCTATGCTGTGAAGCTTTTCTCTGGTTTAGTGACGCTTTACAATAGAACGTTAAAATTTGCG ATATCTGGGCAAGACAAGCCCTCTAATAACTCATCAATTGCGACACCACCACCTAGCTTAAATATCCCCGCCAGACCAAGGCCTCTTCATGTACCTTATAATGATAAGGAAATTTCACCAAATTCTGTGAGATTGTCAACCTCATGCCGATTTTCAGAGCACCAAACTAACTTCACACAAG GTACTAATTCTTCCTTTTGA
- the LOC104219356 gene encoding uncharacterized protein isoform X1, whose product MAENPNCSVYVGNLDERVSDRVLYDILIQAGRVVDLYIPRDKETDKPKGFAFAKYETEEIAGYAVKLFSGLVTLYNRTLKFAISGQDKPSNNSSIATPPPSLNIPARPRPLHVPYNDKEISPNSVRLSTSCRFSEHQTNFTQVPVPPGVSVNQSNGYRSPYDGYRSQYDGNNYDYGRRVFGDALDSITRSRLGRYDTLNPTSYPSY is encoded by the exons ATGGCTGAGAACCCTAATTGCTCTGTTTATGTTG GAAATTTGGACGAGAGAGTAAGCGATCGTGTACTATATGACATTCTAATTCAAGCAGGGCGTGTTGTTGACCTGTACATTCCTCGTGACAAGGAAACTGATAAGCCTAAAGGTTTTGCCTTCGCTAAATATGAGACAGAGGAGATTGCAGGCTATGCTGTGAAGCTTTTCTCTGGTTTAGTGACGCTTTACAATAGAACGTTAAAATTTGCG ATATCTGGGCAAGACAAGCCCTCTAATAACTCATCAATTGCGACACCACCACCTAGCTTAAATATCCCCGCCAGACCAAGGCCTCTTCATGTACCTTATAATGATAAGGAAATTTCACCAAATTCTGTGAGATTGTCAACCTCATGCCGATTTTCAGAGCACCAAACTAACTTCACACAAG TTCCAGTTCCTCCGGGTGTTTCAGTAAACCAATCTAACGGGTATAGATCGCCTTACGATGGATATAGATCACAGTATGATGGCAACAATTATGATTACGGTCGAAGAGTATTTGGGGATGCTTTGGATAGTATAACACGCTCTAGGTTGGGCCGATATGATACCCTTAACCCGACCAGTTATCCTTCTTATTGA